A genome region from candidate division KSB1 bacterium includes the following:
- a CDS encoding lysophospholipid acyltransferase family protein: MSKKTRKHRIEYTLTRGVARLVQSLSPDTAVRAGRILGRFVYHIIPLRKDVALDNLRKSFPQRTERELRGILLRTYQHFGQTFTEFMRTPIRSEQEMKNRVVMKNPRVLKDALSMKKGTILMTGHFGNWEIMGAAIATLYTPLAVLAKAQRNASVDKMINEYRTAAHIETVPLGLAVRGVLKALRQGKAMALLADQNAKKDSIFVPFLGRKAATAPGPALFALKTGAPVVFGACVMRKDGCYSVIYERLKTDDIQGVSEENIRILTERHVQTLERFIQRYPDHWFWMHKRWRTRPPEEKKDRT, from the coding sequence ATGAGTAAAAAAACACGCAAACACCGAATTGAATACACTTTAACCCGGGGCGTAGCCCGGCTGGTTCAGAGTCTGTCACCCGATACGGCTGTCCGGGCGGGACGAATACTGGGACGGTTTGTCTATCACATTATCCCGCTGCGCAAGGATGTGGCGCTGGACAACCTGCGAAAATCTTTTCCACAGCGCACCGAACGCGAATTGCGGGGAATTCTGCTGCGCACATACCAGCATTTCGGTCAGACATTTACTGAATTCATGCGCACCCCGATTCGCAGTGAACAGGAAATGAAAAATCGTGTGGTTATGAAAAATCCCCGAGTCCTGAAAGATGCCCTGTCTATGAAAAAAGGCACCATTTTGATGACCGGGCATTTTGGCAACTGGGAGATCATGGGCGCGGCCATTGCAACACTATACACGCCTCTGGCCGTCCTGGCCAAAGCGCAACGCAATGCGTCAGTGGATAAAATGATCAATGAATACCGCACTGCAGCTCATATTGAAACCGTTCCCCTGGGTCTGGCGGTACGCGGTGTGCTCAAAGCCCTGCGCCAGGGAAAAGCGATGGCGCTGCTGGCTGATCAGAATGCCAAAAAGGATAGCATTTTCGTGCCGTTTCTCGGCCGCAAAGCAGCAACCGCACCGGGACCGGCACTGTTTGCCCTGAAAACCGGCGCACCTGTGGTATTCGGCGCCTGTGTTATGCGCAAGGATGGATGCTATTCCGTGATTTATGAACGACTCAAGACCGATGACATTCAGGGTGTCAGCGAAGAAAATATCCGCATTCTCACTGAACGGCACGTCCAGACTCTTGAACGCTTTATACAGCGTTATCCGGACCACTGGTTCTGGATGCACAAACGATGGAGAACCCGACCGCCGGAAGAGAAAAAAGACAGAACATAG
- a CDS encoding Gfo/Idh/MocA family oxidoreductase: MQKLLNISRRTFIRAAGAASLVAPAVIKRAGAQTELLNIGLIGCGWYGMLVLNKAFDVGGVNCVALCDVDSEHLKNSADKVEENQGRRPELYQDYRELLEHSGLQAVIIATPPHWHALPFLAALEQGLDIYCEKPLAYDIREGQVMVEAAQNSDSIVQIGFQRRQSQAILQARDAIQSGAIGDVVQVDTQIHYNAPIRDTEPQNPPESLDWEFWCGPAPKLPYRPNIGHIAWRLEKAYGNGHLVDWGIHWIDAIRLILDEDMPFSVNSSGGIIHLKDQITTPDTLTTYFEFETCPVVWRHRLWGAKEYPGEPTNGMFFYGTQGTLFVNGRKWVVVSNKKGAEPEEHNVKTDSAKGHMADFLNAVASRRQPDCTVADAFLSTATVQLGMISWEAHQRINWDAQNQQIINNTRANEKLRREYRKPWVHPYSVKSKD; this comes from the coding sequence ATGCAAAAGCTTTTAAATATTTCTCGACGGACATTTATCAGAGCAGCAGGCGCTGCAAGTTTGGTTGCCCCTGCAGTTATCAAGCGGGCCGGCGCTCAAACCGAATTGTTGAACATCGGTTTGATCGGATGCGGGTGGTACGGTATGCTGGTGTTGAACAAGGCATTTGATGTCGGAGGCGTAAACTGTGTGGCTTTGTGCGATGTAGATTCAGAGCATCTAAAAAACAGTGCGGACAAAGTCGAGGAGAATCAGGGCCGCCGTCCGGAACTGTATCAAGACTACCGCGAACTGCTGGAGCACTCTGGTCTGCAGGCGGTGATCATTGCCACGCCGCCGCATTGGCACGCGCTGCCGTTTCTGGCTGCACTCGAGCAAGGCCTGGATATTTACTGTGAAAAACCTCTGGCCTATGATATTCGCGAAGGCCAGGTCATGGTCGAAGCGGCACAGAACAGCGATTCTATCGTGCAGATCGGATTTCAGCGGCGTCAGAGTCAGGCGATTCTGCAGGCGCGGGATGCCATTCAGAGCGGGGCCATCGGAGATGTGGTTCAGGTGGATACGCAAATCCATTACAACGCGCCGATACGCGACACCGAACCTCAGAATCCGCCTGAATCCCTGGACTGGGAGTTCTGGTGCGGACCGGCGCCAAAATTGCCTTACCGTCCAAACATCGGCCATATTGCCTGGCGCCTTGAAAAAGCCTACGGCAATGGTCACCTGGTGGACTGGGGTATTCACTGGATTGATGCGATACGGCTGATTTTGGATGAAGATATGCCATTTTCTGTGAATTCCAGCGGCGGTATTATTCATTTAAAGGATCAAATTACAACTCCCGATACACTCACCACGTATTTTGAGTTTGAAACCTGTCCTGTGGTCTGGCGGCACCGGCTTTGGGGCGCGAAAGAGTATCCGGGTGAACCCACAAACGGCATGTTTTTCTATGGAACACAGGGTACATTGTTTGTGAATGGCCGAAAATGGGTGGTTGTATCCAATAAAAAAGGTGCCGAACCTGAGGAACACAACGTGAAAACCGATTCAGCCAAAGGACACATGGCGGATTTTCTGAATGCGGTTGCCTCAAGACGGCAGCCCGATTGCACTGTGGCGGATGCTTTTCTGTCGACGGCGACAGTGCAGCTTGGTATGATCTCCTGGGAAGCGCATCAACGTATCAATTGGGATGCGCAGAATCAACAAATCATCAATAACACCCGTGCTAATGAAAAGCTCAGACGCGAATATCGCAAACCATGGGTGCATCCGTATAGCGTCAAGTCAAAGGACTGA
- a CDS encoding alpha-amylase family glycosyl hydrolase yields MIIVMDMDFTAVICPALGRAVREYLSDLGINLLYLTPIFEAESNHKYDTLNYKRIDPQFGSMHDFRALLADCHEHDIKLILDGVFNHTSCNHEWFKRAEQGIEPFVHYYKRNQDGYFIKWAGVETLPVLNYKHPDVRSALYAGDDSVVKYWLNKGIDGWRLDVAEKLGKPVIRDIKSVMKPRFSNRMLVGEVVETYGRDWLGPELLDGVMNYVFLGTTVKYLTGVETAETFLKHLSDMYDSYPRPQLYASWNIISTHDTNRMAYEVNGNENLFKMAVTLQFTYPGVPMIFYGDEIGLHPGKKDRDNRNGMDWDRVDLLKLKERDPGRTVLPMDWDKTNQASSIHFFYKHMIWMRNECPALVRGAFVPLYADENVLAFARVSEHQAVVVLLNRGTKTEVTFSVPSQLRSVASVVSSQHGPLQQLDLSGVSVHVTLETENIYVFVS; encoded by the coding sequence ATGATTATTGTTATGGATATGGATTTTACGGCGGTGATTTGCCCGGCACTGGGCCGTGCGGTTAGAGAATACCTAAGTGATTTGGGGATCAATCTGCTTTATCTGACGCCGATTTTCGAGGCGGAGAGCAATCATAAATACGACACCTTGAATTACAAACGTATTGATCCGCAGTTTGGATCTATGCATGATTTTCGTGCTTTGCTTGCCGATTGCCATGAGCATGACATCAAATTGATCCTGGACGGCGTGTTCAATCATACCAGCTGCAATCACGAGTGGTTCAAACGCGCGGAACAGGGGATTGAACCGTTTGTACATTATTACAAACGCAACCAAGACGGCTATTTTATCAAATGGGCGGGGGTGGAAACCCTGCCGGTCCTGAATTACAAGCATCCGGATGTCCGCAGTGCCCTGTATGCAGGAGACGACAGTGTGGTTAAGTATTGGCTAAACAAAGGCATTGATGGGTGGCGTCTGGATGTGGCGGAAAAACTGGGCAAACCGGTGATTCGGGATATAAAATCAGTTATGAAACCCCGTTTTTCAAATCGAATGCTGGTCGGTGAAGTGGTGGAAACCTATGGCCGGGACTGGCTGGGTCCTGAATTGCTGGATGGTGTAATGAATTATGTGTTCCTGGGCACCACGGTCAAATATCTCACCGGGGTAGAGACTGCTGAAACTTTTTTAAAGCATTTATCCGATATGTACGACAGCTATCCGCGTCCTCAGTTATACGCCAGCTGGAATATCATCAGCACACACGATACCAACCGAATGGCCTATGAAGTGAACGGCAACGAGAATCTGTTCAAAATGGCTGTTACCCTGCAGTTTACCTATCCGGGTGTGCCTATGATTTTTTACGGTGATGAAATCGGACTGCATCCGGGCAAAAAGGATCGGGATAACCGCAACGGCATGGACTGGGACCGGGTCGATTTGCTCAAGTTAAAAGAACGCGATCCCGGCAGAACGGTACTGCCCATGGACTGGGACAAGACGAACCAAGCCAGCAGCATTCATTTTTTTTACAAACATATGATCTGGATGCGCAATGAATGTCCGGCGCTGGTCCGGGGTGCCTTTGTGCCGCTTTATGCGGATGAGAATGTGCTGGCGTTTGCACGAGTGTCTGAACACCAGGCGGTTGTTGTTCTGTTAAACCGCGGGACGAAAACGGAAGTCACTTTCTCGGTTCCCTCTCAATTGCGTTCTGTGGCCTCGGTTGTAAGCAGCCAGCATGGACCGCTGCAGCAATTGGATTTATCGGGCGTGTCGGTTCATGTGACGCTGGAGACTGAAAACATTTATGTGTTTGTTTCATAG
- a CDS encoding MBL fold metallo-hydrolase: MQAKICYDNTALPGFHAGWGFSCLVDQILFDTGEKAAPLFSNMEKLNIDRSKIESVVISHTHWDHTGGLWELLDEHPGLNVYGCPGFSDEFKNRVEQHKGIFKASEPGQTIAKNIQITGEIASIYKGVSMPEQALIIPGDTGISVITGCSHPGILNILRRALAVTRASRISLVFGGFHMMNDSEKEIDHVIDQFQALPVERVGATHCTGNQAIAMFQKRYGDQFIKLGSGRALEI, encoded by the coding sequence GTGCAAGCAAAAATTTGTTACGACAACACCGCCCTGCCGGGATTCCATGCCGGTTGGGGATTTTCCTGTCTGGTTGATCAAATTCTGTTTGATACCGGTGAAAAAGCGGCGCCGCTGTTTTCCAATATGGAAAAACTAAACATCGACCGGTCAAAAATCGAATCTGTGGTCATTTCGCATACCCACTGGGATCATACCGGCGGACTCTGGGAACTTTTAGATGAGCACCCCGGTTTGAATGTGTACGGTTGTCCCGGATTCAGCGACGAGTTTAAAAACAGAGTCGAACAGCACAAAGGCATATTCAAAGCATCAGAACCAGGCCAGACGATAGCCAAAAACATTCAGATTACCGGAGAGATTGCAAGTATTTACAAGGGCGTATCCATGCCGGAACAGGCCCTGATCATACCGGGAGATACAGGAATCAGTGTGATCACCGGCTGTTCACATCCGGGCATTCTCAATATATTGCGCCGTGCTCTGGCGGTCACCCGCGCATCGCGTATTTCTCTGGTGTTCGGCGGTTTTCATATGATGAACGACAGTGAAAAAGAAATCGATCACGTTATCGATCAGTTTCAGGCCCTGCCCGTAGAGCGTGTAGGCGCCACCCATTGCACTGGAAATCAGGCGATAGCCATGTTTCAAAAGCGTTACGGCGATCAGTTTATCAAACTCGGATCCGGCCGCGCATTGGAGATTTAA
- a CDS encoding HD domain-containing protein yields the protein MNIHDHLPDMQNWFQIYAETYKFGSQDLRENTILKQNHTRRVCKEIRMLAESLHLSDEQKALAEITALFHDVGRFEQYLRYHTFRDHVSDNHAELGLRILQRYGILQRLSSNDRSLITRAIRYHNRAKLIEDETPECLLYARLLRDADKLDIYHVVTEYYHRRDGKRSNTIELDLPDTPGCSDAVVADIRAHEIVHHTGIHNLNDFKLLQMGWVFDINFSATLQAVQERQYLEKIARALPQDEPFIGLFRDIRKYIKKRSDAVLKTANV from the coding sequence ATGAACATACACGATCATCTTCCGGACATGCAGAACTGGTTTCAAATCTATGCCGAGACCTATAAATTCGGCAGTCAGGATTTACGCGAAAACACAATATTAAAACAAAACCACACCCGCAGAGTATGTAAAGAAATCCGTATGCTCGCAGAATCGCTGCATCTGTCAGATGAACAAAAGGCTCTGGCTGAAATCACCGCCCTGTTTCACGATGTCGGCCGCTTTGAACAGTATCTCCGCTACCACACGTTTCGCGATCATGTGTCCGACAATCATGCAGAACTGGGACTGCGCATTCTGCAGCGCTACGGTATTCTACAACGGCTGAGCTCGAACGACCGGTCGCTGATCACCCGCGCCATCCGTTATCACAACCGCGCCAAACTTATAGAGGACGAAACACCGGAATGCCTGCTGTACGCCCGACTGCTGCGCGACGCCGACAAGCTGGATATTTATCATGTGGTCACCGAGTATTATCACCGCCGGGACGGCAAACGCAGCAACACCATCGAATTGGATCTGCCGGATACACCGGGGTGTTCCGATGCAGTCGTGGCGGATATCCGCGCCCATGAAATCGTGCATCACACGGGTATTCACAATTTGAATGATTTTAAACTGCTGCAGATGGGCTGGGTGTTTGATATCAATTTCTCAGCGACGCTGCAGGCCGTGCAGGAACGGCAGTATCTGGAAAAGATTGCCAGAGCGCTCCCGCAGGACGAGCCATTCATCGGGTTATTCCGGGATATCAGAAAATACATTAAAAAGCGGAGCGATGCTGTTCTTAAAACAGCAAACGTTTAA
- a CDS encoding NAD(P)H-dependent oxidoreductase has product MHLYILYAHSGRNTFCRAVLGAFRRGLSDSGHTSEIHDLCRTDSNCRLNPVEYIRETGLEPEAPVPEDIKREHERIAKADALGFIYPLWWSDVAAVLKGWFDRVWTYGYACFYAADKQRTTKINIAKAVLLCSAGHTAKHLETTGIAKSMRQIMIQDRLLGVGVKHAGMSIPGGMMPHDNSYRKRNLETAYSVGKQL; this is encoded by the coding sequence ATGCATCTCTATATTCTTTACGCGCACTCCGGCCGCAACACTTTTTGTCGGGCTGTTCTGGGCGCATTCAGACGGGGTCTTTCCGACAGCGGACACACATCCGAAATCCACGACCTGTGCCGAACCGATTCTAATTGCAGGCTGAACCCGGTTGAATACATCCGGGAAACCGGTCTTGAGCCCGAGGCTCCTGTTCCCGAGGACATCAAACGGGAACACGAAAGAATAGCCAAAGCAGACGCCCTGGGCTTTATTTATCCGTTGTGGTGGAGTGATGTTGCCGCTGTGCTGAAAGGCTGGTTTGACCGGGTTTGGACATATGGATATGCTTGCTTTTACGCTGCAGACAAACAGCGCACTACAAAAATTAATATCGCAAAGGCTGTTCTGCTGTGCTCCGCGGGACATACAGCAAAACACCTGGAAACAACCGGCATTGCTAAAAGTATGCGCCAAATTATGATTCAGGACCGGCTGTTGGGCGTGGGTGTAAAACACGCCGGGATGTCAATTCCGGGCGGTATGATGCCGCATGATAACTCTTATCGAAAGCGCAATCTTGAAACGGCGTATTCGGTTGGAAAACAACTATGA
- a CDS encoding acetoin utilization protein AcuC translates to MSSKQQNVIFVYSKQLEKHHYPPDCPFKTERAQKTRKTLNSMGLLSGPGRKEIKAEPADRRLLETFHTRRYLDTLLKCQKGDWDIEALKMGIGGPDVPVFKGMYEYGALACGCTVKAADMLFAKKAKYAFSPAGGFHHAGPELAAGFCYINDVAIACNYLAEKGQRVLYLDIDVHHGDGVQDFFYNRNDVLTLSLHESGELLFPGTGFETEIGTGPGEGYSVNMPMPAHVYNEAWLRCFDELAVPLIQAYNADVIVLELGADALSGDPLAHMQLTNNVYVEVLNYLMGLNKPLLVSGGGGYNVENTVRAWSLAWCVMNEDIQELSDMNLGLGGVMLESTDWMGGLQDRVMPVTDEQRQAVDPVIDTLIRRVKRLIFPLHGIEFSGNDGS, encoded by the coding sequence GTGAGTTCAAAGCAGCAAAACGTTATTTTTGTTTATTCAAAACAATTGGAAAAACATCATTATCCACCGGATTGTCCGTTCAAAACCGAGCGCGCCCAAAAGACCCGGAAAACCCTGAATTCCATGGGATTGCTATCCGGCCCGGGACGTAAGGAGATAAAGGCAGAGCCGGCTGACCGGCGGCTGCTCGAGACGTTCCATACCCGGCGTTATCTGGATACCCTTTTAAAATGCCAAAAAGGCGATTGGGATATTGAAGCGCTGAAAATGGGAATCGGCGGTCCGGATGTTCCGGTGTTTAAGGGAATGTACGAATACGGCGCTTTGGCCTGCGGATGCACGGTTAAAGCCGCTGATATGCTTTTCGCTAAAAAAGCAAAATACGCGTTCAGTCCGGCCGGTGGTTTTCACCATGCCGGACCGGAGCTGGCGGCCGGGTTTTGTTATATCAATGACGTGGCGATTGCCTGCAATTACCTTGCTGAAAAAGGTCAACGGGTTCTTTATCTGGATATTGACGTGCATCACGGGGACGGCGTTCAGGATTTTTTCTACAACCGTAATGATGTATTGACCCTCTCTCTGCATGAGAGCGGCGAACTGCTGTTCCCGGGTACGGGATTTGAGACCGAAATCGGAACAGGCCCCGGAGAAGGGTATTCTGTGAATATGCCGATGCCCGCCCATGTCTATAACGAGGCCTGGTTGCGGTGCTTTGATGAACTGGCTGTTCCTTTGATACAAGCCTATAATGCTGATGTTATTGTCCTTGAACTGGGTGCGGACGCTCTGAGCGGAGATCCCCTGGCGCATATGCAGTTGACCAACAACGTTTACGTTGAGGTGCTGAATTATTTGATGGGGCTGAACAAACCGCTGCTGGTCAGCGGCGGAGGCGGGTATAATGTCGAAAATACGGTTCGCGCCTGGTCTCTGGCCTGGTGCGTGATGAATGAGGATATCCAGGAGTTATCCGATATGAATTTGGGCCTGGGCGGCGTGATGCTGGAATCCACGGACTGGATGGGCGGGCTGCAGGACCGGGTTATGCCGGTGACCGATGAACAGCGGCAGGCTGTAGATCCGGTGATCGATACGCTGATTCGGCGGGTCAAACGGTTGATTTTTCCTCTGCATGGGATAGAGTTTTCGGGAAATGACGGATCATAG
- a CDS encoding GNAT family N-acetyltransferase: MDYKNNVAVVGVVPSVSGQEVVAIGQYFNEPRQGQAEVAFVVQDEWQKKGMGSLLLKFLSEIAGKNDVKRFHAKVLPENKAMLAVFHNSGYSIHTEFDGEVYDITYDLAEKHKNK; encoded by the coding sequence GTGGATTATAAAAACAATGTGGCGGTAGTGGGGGTGGTCCCCAGTGTGTCCGGTCAGGAAGTTGTAGCGATCGGTCAGTATTTTAACGAACCCCGCCAGGGACAGGCCGAGGTTGCTTTTGTGGTACAGGATGAATGGCAAAAAAAAGGCATGGGATCGCTGCTTTTAAAGTTCCTCAGTGAAATTGCCGGAAAAAATGATGTCAAGCGGTTTCACGCCAAGGTTTTGCCGGAAAATAAAGCCATGTTGGCGGTTTTTCATAACTCTGGATACAGTATTCACACTGAATTTGACGGTGAAGTTTACGATATCACCTATGATCTAGCGGAGAAACACAAGAACAAGTGA
- a CDS encoding acetyl-CoA hydrolase/transferase C-terminal domain-containing protein, with product MSQPQHLVNALVEHSSHIYDAHIVHLLTVGDAPYADKKLGEKFKMNSFFIADNVRHALNEGVGDYTPIFLSEIPEEFESGRIPLDVSLISVTPPDANGLCSLGVSVDIVKSAIANSRYVIAQVNSKMPRTFGDSFVHVNSLDMLVPYDEDVVEVPERESDEVLRAIGQNISHLIDDGSTIECGIGRIPQALAEFLKDKKDLGIHTEMFSDWIIDLIECGAITCKKKTLNRGKVVASFCMGSQRLYDYIDQNPFIELHPTEYVNDVNVISQHERMVGINVGLEIDLTGQVCADSLGYEFYSGIGGQVDFIRGSARSRGGKPIIAMPSTAKKGTVSRIVPHLTEGAGVVTTRGDVHYVVTEYGVAYLHGKSIRQRALDLINIAHPKFRKQLLQDAKKQNYLYEDQSETAYEGVDYPKQLERYETLRDGTEILFRPVKPTDERALSEMLYSLSEESLRKRYMTRTVAFPHKDVQRAHQRGL from the coding sequence GTGTCTCAACCACAGCATCTGGTCAACGCTTTGGTTGAACATTCCAGTCATATCTATGATGCTCATATTGTTCATCTGCTCACTGTGGGCGATGCGCCATATGCGGATAAAAAACTGGGCGAAAAGTTTAAAATGAATAGTTTTTTTATTGCAGATAATGTGCGGCATGCTCTGAACGAGGGTGTCGGGGATTATACGCCGATTTTTTTGTCCGAGATACCGGAAGAATTCGAGAGCGGACGTATTCCTCTGGATGTTTCTCTGATTTCCGTGACGCCGCCGGACGCAAACGGACTCTGCAGTCTGGGGGTGTCCGTGGATATTGTAAAGTCCGCTATCGCCAACTCCCGTTATGTGATAGCTCAGGTCAACAGCAAAATGCCGCGTACGTTCGGCGACAGCTTTGTGCATGTGAATTCTCTTGATATGCTGGTGCCGTATGATGAGGATGTGGTTGAAGTTCCGGAGCGCGAGTCTGACGAGGTGCTGCGAGCCATCGGCCAGAATATTTCGCATTTGATCGATGATGGAAGCACGATCGAATGCGGCATCGGCCGCATCCCTCAGGCCCTGGCTGAATTTCTAAAAGATAAAAAAGATCTGGGCATTCATACGGAAATGTTCAGCGACTGGATTATAGATCTGATCGAATGCGGCGCGATCACCTGTAAGAAAAAAACCCTGAACCGGGGCAAGGTGGTTGCCAGTTTTTGTATGGGCAGTCAGCGCTTGTACGATTATATTGATCAAAATCCTTTTATTGAACTGCATCCGACAGAATATGTCAATGATGTCAATGTGATCAGTCAGCACGAACGCATGGTGGGCATCAATGTGGGACTGGAAATTGATCTGACCGGTCAGGTTTGTGCGGATTCACTGGGATATGAGTTTTACAGCGGAATCGGCGGACAGGTCGATTTTATCCGCGGCAGTGCGCGCAGCCGCGGCGGCAAACCGATTATAGCTATGCCGTCGACTGCTAAAAAAGGAACCGTTTCGCGTATTGTCCCGCATTTAACGGAAGGCGCCGGAGTGGTGACCACACGCGGTGATGTGCATTATGTGGTGACCGAATACGGTGTGGCTTATCTGCACGGCAAGAGCATTCGCCAGCGCGCCCTGGATTTGATCAATATTGCGCATCCCAAATTCCGAAAACAACTGTTGCAGGACGCTAAAAAGCAGAATTATCTTTATGAAGATCAGTCGGAAACCGCCTATGAAGGGGTGGATTATCCCAAACAACTGGAACGTTACGAAACCCTGCGTGACGGCACTGAGATTCTTTTCCGGCCGGTCAAACCCACGGATGAACGGGCGCTGTCTGAAATGCTGTATTCATTGAGTGAAGAATCACTGCGAAAACGCTATATGACCCGAACCGTGGCGTTCCCGCACAAGGATGTTCAGCGAGCTCACCAACGTGGATTATAA
- a CDS encoding acetate--CoA ligase family protein, with protein sequence MSLEKFFDPKSVAIVGASQKKGKVGYEILWNLKNSGFEGDLFPVNHKTDQIEGLKCYPDLESIGSTPDLVLIIVPAKVVPNIMEQCVKLGVDSVIIITAGFKEVGEEGKKLEKKIRQIARRGNVRFIGPNCLGVISTSSKLNASFGGDLPVKGGTAYISQSGALLAAILDMANDQGIGFSKLVSIGNKADVNELDVIEALADDSTTRVIAGYLESIDDGNEFARVAEEISSRKPMILIKSGGSSAGAKAASSHTGSLAGGEQAYEAVFKKSGIVRCKSIMEQFNYARAFANQPLPTGSRVAVITNAGGPGIMTADSIEAHGLDFASLSQETEDKLAENLPAAANIHNPIDVLGDALADRYEYALDVVMEDDKVDAVIVVLTPQAMTESEKTAKAIVKISKEKPDKPIFACFMGASKVDEGVAILQKGKIPQYSSPEDAVNTLQVMIDYTRWRSRPKRVVKLFPVNRHKVEKVIDKHLREGKREVGETEAKGVLEAYGFATPQGTIATSPEHAATIAEQIGFPVVMKIWSPDIIHKSDVGGVKVGLRSLTEVKDAFDLMMYRIPQKQPDANILGVLVEKMSTGGKEVILGMNRDSRFGPLMMFGMGGTMVEVLKDVSFSLAPITADEAKQMLKSTKTYQMLEGVRGEEGVDIDALAESLQRLSQLVTEFPQIQELDINPFVIGPPGVTPIAVDARMSVEENK encoded by the coding sequence ATGTCTCTAGAAAAATTTTTTGATCCAAAATCGGTTGCTATTGTAGGCGCTTCCCAGAAAAAGGGAAAAGTAGGATACGAGATTCTTTGGAATCTCAAAAATTCCGGGTTTGAGGGGGATCTCTTTCCTGTTAATCACAAAACTGATCAAATTGAAGGTCTGAAATGCTACCCTGATCTGGAATCCATTGGTTCAACCCCGGATCTGGTTTTAATCATTGTTCCCGCCAAAGTGGTTCCGAATATTATGGAACAATGCGTTAAACTTGGTGTGGATTCGGTCATTATTATCACCGCCGGGTTCAAAGAGGTGGGTGAAGAAGGTAAAAAGCTTGAAAAGAAAATTAGGCAAATTGCGCGCCGGGGAAATGTTCGCTTCATTGGGCCCAACTGTCTCGGAGTGATTTCCACATCGAGCAAACTGAACGCCAGTTTCGGCGGTGATCTGCCGGTTAAAGGCGGAACCGCTTATATTTCTCAGTCCGGCGCATTGCTGGCTGCTATTCTGGATATGGCGAACGATCAGGGGATCGGATTCAGTAAACTGGTGAGCATTGGCAATAAAGCCGATGTGAACGAACTGGATGTGATTGAAGCATTGGCTGATGATTCGACAACCAGGGTGATTGCCGGTTATCTGGAAAGTATCGACGACGGCAATGAATTCGCCCGGGTTGCGGAGGAGATTTCCAGCCGCAAACCGATGATTCTGATCAAATCGGGCGGTTCTTCAGCCGGCGCCAAAGCGGCTTCCTCGCATACCGGAAGTCTGGCCGGCGGTGAACAGGCCTATGAAGCTGTGTTTAAAAAATCGGGTATTGTACGCTGCAAATCTATAATGGAACAGTTCAATTACGCACGCGCCTTTGCCAATCAGCCGCTGCCAACGGGATCGCGTGTGGCGGTGATTACCAATGCCGGCGGTCCCGGAATTATGACTGCGGATTCCATTGAAGCACACGGGCTTGATTTTGCGTCTCTGAGTCAGGAAACCGAGGACAAACTGGCCGAGAACCTGCCTGCTGCCGCCAATATTCATAATCCCATTGATGTGCTGGGTGATGCCCTGGCAGACCGGTACGAATACGCTCTTGATGTGGTGATGGAAGACGATAAAGTGGATGCGGTGATCGTTGTGCTGACGCCCCAGGCTATGACCGAGTCGGAAAAAACGGCTAAAGCTATTGTCAAGATTTCCAAAGAGAAACCGGACAAGCCGATCTTTGCCTGTTTTATGGGTGCATCCAAGGTAGACGAAGGTGTTGCAATTCTGCAGAAAGGCAAAATTCCCCAGTACAGTTCTCCTGAAGATGCGGTTAACACACTTCAGGTGATGATCGATTACACGCGCTGGCGTTCGCGTCCCAAACGTGTGGTGAAACTGTTCCCGGTCAACCGGCACAAAGTGGAAAAAGTTATCGATAAACATTTGCGTGAAGGCAAACGCGAAGTGGGGGAAACCGAGGCCAAGGGAGTTTTGGAAGCTTATGGATTTGCCACACCCCAGGGAACCATTGCAACCAGTCCGGAACATGCCGCCACCATAGCCGAACAGATCGGGTTCCCGGTGGTTATGAAGATCTGGTCGCCCGATATTATTCACAAATCCGATGTGGGCGGTGTCAAAGTCGGTTTGCGCTCCTTGACTGAGGTTAAGGATGCGTTTGATTTGATGATGTACCGCATTCCTCAAAAGCAGCCCGATGCCAATATTTTAGGTGTATTGGTTGAAAAAATGTCAACCGGCGGCAAGGAAGTGATCCTCGGTATGAACCGGGATTCGCGGTTTGGACCGCTGATGATGTTTGGTATGGGCGGCACTATGGTCGAAGTGCTCAAGGATGTATCTTTTTCATTGGCGCCGATTACAGCGGATGAAGCCAAACAAATGCTGAAAAGCACAAAAACCTATCAAATGCTGGAAGGCGTGCGCGGTGAGGAAGGTGTTGATATAGATGCCCTGGCTGAGAGTTTACAGCGATTGTCTCAGCTGGTCACCGAGTTTCCGCAAATTCAGGAACTTGATATCAATCCGTTTGTCATCGGTCCTCCGGGAGTGACTCCCATCGCCGTTGACGCAAGAATGAGTGTAGAAGAAAACAAATAA